One window of Medicago truncatula cultivar Jemalong A17 chromosome 2, MtrunA17r5.0-ANR, whole genome shotgun sequence genomic DNA carries:
- the LOC11424653 gene encoding uncharacterized protein: MATTQNSQPALPLHLCFFLLTLLIFLGFSWYSNYEPIMESIMDQVKMVLMISPLLLLLVVHFLSNYGDGGFFSSLIPLPERESLHRAGGTPWGVGLFLVVLLFMVSYQSSFQERWFPLLSR, from the coding sequence ATGGCCACCACTCAAAACTCTCAACCAGCTCTCCCTTTACACCTTTGTTTCTTCCTACTTACCCTTCTAATATTCCTTGGTTTTTCATGGTACTCAAACTATGAACCAATCATGGAAAGCATAATGGATCAAGTGAAGATGGTTCTAATGATTTCACCACTTCTTCTTCTACTTGTTGTTCACTTTCTTTCTAACTATGGAGATGGaggtttcttttcttctttgattcCTTTGCCTGAGAGAGAGTCACTTCATAGAGCTGGTGGAACTCCTTGGGGTGTTGGTTTGTTTCTTGTTGTTCTTCTTTTCATGGTTTCGTACCAATCTTCCTTTCAAGAACGTTGGTTTCCTCTACTCAGCAGGTGA
- the LOC11440722 gene encoding replication factor A protein 1, with translation MVLMDASGNKIHATVRRTLIYKFEKDLQEGKVYSMSGFGVAANLGSYRTTKHEYKLNFQFNTKVKLCGKNSVPDDIYPISNSIVVFNSEYDTDYLVDVMGMLTGVGMQREYERNGAKTKMVAMKLNYDGFKFKVTLFGQYADELNAFVAAGETNKVIVVVLLAKVKIWQVLEFIF, from the exons ATGGTTCTCATGGATGCATCT GGAAACAAGATTCACGCCACTGTACGAAGAACTCTGATCTACAAATTTGAGAAGGACCTGCAGGAGGGAAAGGTCTACTCTATGAGTGGCTTTGGTGTTGCTGCGAATCTTGGATCTTATCGCACCACAAAGCACGAATACAAACTCAATTTCCAATTTAACACCAAAGTGAAATTGTGTGGCAAAAATAGTGTTCCGGATGATATCTATCCGATATCAAATTctattgttgttttcaattctGAATACGACACTGATTACTTAGTCG ATGTCATGGGTATGTTGACCGGTGTTGGCATGCAAAGGGAATATGAACGAAATGGAGCAAAAACTAAGATGGTGGCCATGAAATTGAATTACGATGG gtttAAATTTAAGGTCACTCTATTTGGACAATATGCTGATGAACTTAATGCTTTTGTTGCTGCCGGAGAGACCAATAAGGTCATTGTGGTTGTCCTGTTGGCCAAAGTTAAGATCTGGCaag tgtTAGAGTTTATATTCTGA
- the LOC112419043 gene encoding uncharacterized protein has product MVKEDRVYVMINFRVSHDNSRIKTSCHNFKLEFVEGTRIRPVDGSLVPIDAYVFNGPTEFLGLCHQDEIMIGVIGMLDAIDEEKDVVVDGKVVTMISLDLDHDGTKFKCFLYGRFVEQLNHFVSNGRSDNSCVGILFARVQMWNGIPSALC; this is encoded by the exons ATGGTTAAAGAGGACCGTGTTTATGTGATGATTAATTTTCGTGTATCTCACGACAATTCCAGAATTAAGACGTCGTGCCACAATTTTAAGCTGGAATTTGTCGAAGGAACACGTATTAGACCAGTCGATGGATCTTTAGTCCCCATTGATGCGTACGTGTTCAATGGGCCCACTGAGTTCCTCGGCCTTTGTCATCAAGATGAGATTATGATTG GCGTCATAGGTATGCTTGACGCAATAGATGAAGAGAAAGATGTTGTGGTTGACGGAAAGGTTGTGACCATGATTTCTTTAGATTTGGACCACGACGG caCTAAGTTCAAGTGTTTTTTGTATGGACGCTTTGTCGAACAATTGAACCATTTTGTATCGAATGGTAGATCTGATAACTCATGTGTTGGCATCCTGTTCGCAAGAGTTCAGATGTGGAATGGTATACCTTCTGCACTATGTTAA